From the bacterium genome, one window contains:
- a CDS encoding CapA family protein yields the protein MNRISKFNTPIARRQCSIHPVRDEALRRDYFLLWSRSFLRYNTAMFRATKTFFISTGFLPVLLLLSHCASVSPKIESQFSLPIRIKIVRSQTISVPCRHVTMIAGGDVLPGCFLDPYLKKSGYAYPYEKIAPLFKAAQIGLVNLECPLSNRGKRYTPKKFTFRANPQNAPALRDAGINAVCLGNNHIMDYGAEALEDTLAALDAAGVAYAGAGKTLADARRPAILTLANQVRVAILSYSLTYPADFWASTSRPGTAFARLPQVAKDVRLAAHAADWVVVCFHWGGELKHFPKSYQKQFGRAAIDAGAHVVVGSHPHVLQGVEWYQQGLILYSLGNLAFGGGRSKRAVESALIKVEMDLDCGRLAAWAMPLNVNNTATAFIPTPLPGKQGTKIFNALQEYSKKWGTRVEVDASGWGQLLPPLPEPGPIEKTIE from the coding sequence ATGAACCGCATTTCAAAGTTTAACACCCCCATTGCAAGGCGTCAATGTTCTATTCATCCCGTCCGGGATGAAGCCTTGCGGAGAGATTACTTTCTGCTTTGGTCGCGCTCCTTTTTGCGATACAATACCGCTATGTTTCGAGCAACCAAAACTTTTTTCATTTCTACCGGTTTTTTACCTGTTCTGCTGCTGCTAAGCCATTGCGCTTCTGTCAGTCCCAAAATCGAATCGCAATTTTCTTTGCCGATCCGAATCAAAATTGTGCGCTCCCAGACTATCTCGGTCCCCTGCCGGCATGTAACCATGATTGCCGGCGGAGATGTCCTGCCCGGCTGTTTTCTTGATCCCTATCTCAAGAAATCGGGATATGCTTATCCCTATGAAAAAATTGCCCCTCTTTTTAAGGCTGCTCAAATTGGGCTGGTCAATCTGGAATGTCCTCTGTCTAACCGTGGAAAACGGTATACCCCAAAAAAATTCACCTTTCGCGCGAATCCACAAAATGCCCCGGCCTTGCGTGATGCGGGTATTAATGCCGTCTGCTTGGGAAACAATCATATTATGGATTATGGTGCAGAGGCGCTGGAAGATACGCTGGCTGCCTTGGATGCTGCCGGCGTCGCCTATGCCGGTGCAGGTAAAACTCTGGCTGACGCGCGCAGACCGGCCATACTTACCTTGGCCAATCAGGTTCGGGTCGCTATTTTATCCTATTCCCTGACCTATCCCGCTGACTTCTGGGCATCGACCTCCCGCCCGGGAACTGCTTTTGCCCGTCTTCCGCAGGTTGCGAAGGATGTCCGGCTGGCTGCACATGCGGCAGATTGGGTGGTGGTCTGTTTTCACTGGGGGGGTGAGCTAAAACATTTTCCAAAAAGTTATCAGAAACAATTTGGCAGAGCTGCGATTGATGCCGGTGCCCATGTGGTTGTCGGCTCGCATCCCCATGTCCTGCAAGGTGTGGAGTGGTATCAACAGGGCTTGATTCTTTATTCCCTCGGCAACCTGGCCTTTGGCGGCGGACGCAGTAAGCGCGCGGTGGAAAGTGCCTTGATTAAAGTGGAAATGGATTTAGACTGCGGACGCCTTGCGGCATGGGCAATGCCTTTAAATGTGAACAATACCGCCACCGCTTTTATCCCCACGCCGCTACCCGGTAAGCAAGGAACAAAAATTTTCAATGCATTGCAGGAATACTCGAAAAAATGGGGAACCCGCGTTGAAGTGGATGCTTCCGGTTGGGGTCAATTACTCCCGCCGTTGCCCGAACCCGGGCCTATTGAAAAAACAATCGAGTAA
- a CDS encoding ATP-binding cassette domain-containing protein produces the protein MSLISLRNVRIAFGGPLILEDLSLDIHKGQRICILGRNGTGKSTLMKLLSKQLLPDSGEINYAVGLQLAYLAQDVPENIIGTAFEVVATGAGPTGELLAAYHRELAHPTNDDLLHKLQHDLTVRDGWKIETLINRVLDQVQIDPGVIFSGLSGGMRRRVFLARTLVTEPDVLLLDEPTNHLDLESITWLETFLLSSKLTILFVTHDRRLLRKLATRIIEIDRARVVDWICDYPTFLERKQAVLDNEEKEWTRFDKKLAQEEVWIRQGIKARRTRNEGRVRALKKMREERRQRRDRIGKVSMSISAAARSGDQVMQAKRVSFSYGQTPLIRDFSFTLTRGDRIGIIGPNGCGKTTLLTLLLGKLAPQQGHVNLGSQVLPIYFDQLRQGIHPDKTVWENIIPSGGDRVTINGHSRHIIGYLQDFLFTSERARTPVRQLSGGEKYRLLLARLFTQPSNLLIFDEPTNDLDTETLELLEDVLADYKGTLIVVSHDRDFLNNVVSAALIFESDFTVNEYIGGYDDWKQQLAKRTGAVLPEPAVQPPKTASPAPEKVIKKLSYKETQALNALPGLIDALEKEQEALHQQLADFEKCRQPGFVANTESRLKTIETELDEAYVHWEALDSRTHPSK, from the coding sequence ATGTCTTTAATCAGTTTACGCAATGTCCGGATCGCTTTTGGCGGCCCGCTTATTTTGGAAGATCTTTCGCTGGATATTCACAAGGGTCAGCGTATCTGTATTTTAGGGCGCAATGGCACGGGTAAATCCACCTTGATGAAACTCCTGAGCAAACAGCTCTTGCCGGATTCCGGTGAGATCAACTATGCCGTGGGACTGCAACTGGCCTATCTTGCTCAGGATGTCCCGGAAAACATTATCGGAACTGCTTTTGAGGTGGTTGCAACCGGTGCCGGACCGACCGGTGAACTGCTGGCCGCATATCACCGGGAACTTGCCCATCCGACAAATGATGACTTGCTCCACAAACTACAGCATGACCTTACTGTCCGTGATGGCTGGAAAATCGAGACACTTATTAACCGGGTTCTCGACCAGGTTCAAATTGATCCGGGGGTTATTTTTTCCGGACTTTCCGGGGGGATGCGGCGGCGGGTTTTTCTTGCCCGGACATTGGTCACGGAGCCCGATGTTTTGCTGCTTGACGAACCCACCAACCATCTTGATCTGGAATCCATCACCTGGTTGGAAACTTTTCTCCTGTCCTCCAAACTGACGATTCTTTTTGTAACGCATGACCGCCGGTTGCTCCGGAAGTTGGCAACTCGAATTATTGAGATTGATCGGGCACGGGTTGTCGATTGGATCTGTGACTACCCCACCTTTCTTGAACGTAAGCAAGCGGTTTTAGACAATGAAGAAAAAGAGTGGACCCGGTTTGATAAAAAGCTGGCCCAGGAGGAAGTCTGGATTCGCCAGGGCATCAAAGCCCGGCGTACCCGCAATGAAGGCCGGGTCAGAGCACTTAAAAAAATGCGCGAGGAAAGACGCCAACGGCGCGACCGGATCGGCAAGGTCTCGATGAGTATTAGCGCTGCGGCCAGATCAGGCGATCAGGTCATGCAGGCCAAACGGGTTTCTTTTTCTTATGGCCAAACACCGCTGATCCGGGACTTTTCATTTACCCTGACACGCGGTGATCGTATCGGCATCATCGGTCCCAATGGCTGTGGAAAAACCACGCTTTTAACTTTACTATTAGGCAAATTAGCGCCGCAACAAGGTCACGTGAATCTGGGCTCCCAGGTACTGCCGATTTATTTTGACCAGCTTCGTCAGGGTATCCATCCGGATAAAACGGTCTGGGAAAATATTATACCCTCCGGCGGCGACCGGGTTACGATCAATGGTCACTCCCGCCATATTATTGGTTATCTCCAGGATTTTTTGTTTACCTCCGAACGTGCACGAACCCCGGTCAGGCAACTTTCCGGCGGTGAAAAATACCGGCTGCTGCTGGCCCGCTTATTTACCCAGCCGTCCAACCTGCTCATTTTTGATGAACCGACCAATGATCTGGATACCGAGACGTTGGAATTATTAGAAGATGTTCTTGCTGATTACAAAGGGACGCTGATTGTGGTAAGCCATGATCGTGATTTTTTAAACAATGTTGTGAGCGCAGCCTTGATCTTTGAAAGTGATTTTACCGTGAATGAATATATTGGCGGCTACGATGACTGGAAACAGCAGCTGGCTAAACGGACCGGCGCTGTCTTGCCGGAACCTGCGGTGCAACCACCCAAAACAGCTTCACCGGCTCCCGAAAAAGTGATTAAAAAATTATCGTACAAAGAAACCCAGGCGTTAAACGCACTCCCCGGGCTGATTGATGCTTTGGAAAAAGAGCAGGAAGCGCTGCATCAGCAATTAGCCGATTTTGAGAAGTGCAGGCAACCGGGATTTGTTGCGAATACCGAGTCTCGTCTCAAAACAATTGAAACCGAGCTTGACGAGGCCTACGTGCATTGGGAAGCGCTTGACAGCCGCACACATCCTTCCAAATAA
- the yidD gene encoding membrane protein insertion efficiency factor YidD — protein sequence MKKIVIGLLGIYKKYFSPILPLGCRFTPTCSEYMMIAVEKYGVIKGMTLGTKRLLRCNPFFKGGYDPVP from the coding sequence ATGAAAAAAATAGTCATAGGTCTGCTGGGAATTTATAAAAAATATTTTTCACCGATTTTACCACTCGGCTGTCGCTTCACACCAACGTGTTCAGAATATATGATGATCGCGGTAGAAAAATACGGTGTCATTAAGGGCATGACGCTTGGAACTAAAAGACTATTAAGATGCAATCCGTTTTTTAAGGGCGGCTATGATCCGGTTCCTTAA
- a CDS encoding T9SS type A sorting domain-containing protein: MVKRMLQIGLSVMFLIGTTALSGWALYYTVTNTNDSGAGSLRQAILDADAPGSDNITFNLGNTYTAITISSSLVVTGSNLFLGESTDTDKVVIDTNGASFTALIINGGTVVVQNLAFIRTSPTMGGAGIEINGYSVRVIKCRIGTDWDDTTGVGFSRGIGVYGSAGTPVSYAGIGYRFGSDGEGCVISGNGLAIYAIYTYQLRIQSNIIGLNSAGDTTMVSTSGIRLSNGSVQARIGGSSWPRSRNLICGTTRGISIEGADSFGNSINAVWMNLYADGTPANNFGIDILVEDGANGNFIGTSGSSGIAGNFIYGAYIAISDTAANNAIYGNTLTATGPGAEVIMVMPTANDGQVPPVITSANPGLIQGTDLTLDTIEVFISDRGVGEQGGALSYVGSATASSGTWSFTPSGLVGGEVITAISTDPDNNSSEFAINVLVEPPTPTSTVTPSFTATQTQTPTMTPSFTVTPTQTPTLTPSATVTHTPTISVTYTSTPVVTSTPSVTTTFTVTTTSTVTQTSTITMTPDNPLLNIDLGGKTVLAYPSPAKEQVLFLFHLSQETQVEIHVYNLIGERVVSLREHYPAGRGRTLTWDCADAAPGVYLARVFMDGREVQKLKIAIVK; encoded by the coding sequence ATGGTGAAGCGTATGTTACAAATAGGACTTAGCGTGATGTTTTTGATAGGAACAACGGCATTATCCGGCTGGGCGCTCTATTACACGGTGACGAATACCAATGACAGCGGGGCGGGTTCTTTGCGCCAGGCCATCCTGGATGCTGATGCGCCGGGATCGGACAATATCACTTTCAACCTCGGTAATACTTACACTGCCATTACCATTTCAAGCAGCTTGGTCGTGACCGGGAGTAATTTATTTTTAGGCGAGTCGACAGATACTGATAAAGTCGTCATCGACACGAACGGCGCCAGCTTTACGGCCTTGATTATAAACGGCGGTACGGTGGTGGTCCAAAATCTCGCGTTTATCCGCACCTCCCCGACCATGGGAGGTGCGGGAATTGAAATTAATGGCTATTCGGTGAGAGTAATCAAGTGCCGCATTGGCACCGATTGGGATGATACAACCGGTGTGGGTTTTTCCAGAGGCATCGGTGTATATGGAAGCGCCGGGACTCCGGTCAGCTATGCAGGGATTGGCTATCGTTTCGGATCAGACGGTGAAGGCTGCGTCATCAGTGGAAACGGTTTGGCGATTTACGCCATCTACACCTACCAATTGAGGATACAGAGCAATATTATCGGCCTGAACAGCGCCGGTGATACGACGATGGTGAGCACCTCCGGGATTAGGCTGTCAAATGGAAGTGTACAGGCCAGGATCGGCGGGAGTTCATGGCCTCGGTCGCGAAATCTCATTTGTGGCACTACTAGGGGCATCAGCATCGAAGGCGCTGATTCTTTCGGCAATTCCATTAATGCAGTGTGGATGAACTTGTACGCGGACGGAACCCCGGCTAACAATTTCGGTATTGACATTTTAGTGGAGGACGGAGCAAACGGAAATTTTATAGGCACGTCAGGCAGTTCGGGTATTGCAGGTAATTTTATTTATGGCGCTTATATTGCTATTTCCGACACAGCAGCCAACAATGCCATCTACGGCAATACCCTGACCGCCACGGGCCCGGGCGCGGAAGTGATTATGGTCATGCCCACGGCCAATGACGGCCAAGTCCCGCCGGTGATTACCTCAGCCAATCCCGGGCTGATTCAGGGTACGGATTTGACTCTGGACACGATTGAGGTTTTTATTTCCGACCGGGGAGTAGGCGAACAAGGCGGCGCTTTGTCCTATGTCGGTTCAGCCACAGCGAGCAGTGGCACCTGGAGTTTCACGCCCTCGGGCTTGGTGGGCGGGGAAGTGATTACCGCTATTTCCACAGACCCAGATAACAACAGCTCGGAGTTTGCAATCAACGTGTTGGTGGAGCCGCCCACGCCCACTTCCACGGTGACACCGAGCTTTACAGCCACGCAGACGCAGACACCCACCATGACACCGAGTTTTACCGTAACACCGACACAGACGCCGACATTGACACCTTCAGCCACAGTGACACACACGCCTACGATTAGCGTCACGTATACCAGTACGCCGGTCGTGACAAGCACCCCTTCGGTGACGACCACTTTCACGGTGACGACTACTTCCACGGTGACCCAAACATCGACCATAACCATGACGCCGGATAATCCACTGTTGAACATAGATCTGGGCGGCAAGACTGTGCTGGCCTATCCCAGTCCGGCCAAGGAGCAGGTTTTGTTTCTCTTCCACTTATCCCAGGAGACGCAAGTGGAGATTCATGTGTACAATTTAATTGGTGAGCGGGTGGTATCCTTGCGTGAACACTATCCGGCAGGCCGGGGCCGGACCTTGACCTGGGACTGTGCAGACGCGGCACCGGGCGTGTATTTGGCGCGTGTGTTTATGGATGGCAGGGAAGTCCAGAAACTCAAGATAGCGATTGTGAAATGA
- the gyrA gene encoding DNA gyrase subunit A — protein MENEGQKQYPILIEEEMKNSYLDYSMSVIVGRALPDVRDGLKPVHRRILYGMYDMGLHHSKPYRKSAKIVGEVMGNYHPHGDSAIYESLVRMAQNFNMRYMLVDGQGNFGSVDGDPAAAMRYTEARLASIAGEMLADIDKDTVPFVPNYDDSLTEPGLLPVKIPALLVNGTTGIAVGMATNIPPHNLREVIDAIIAVIEDPEIKIEQLVKKHIFGPDFPTGAYILGRDGIISAFKTGRGSIKMQAKVKVEQLKNGKERLIVTELPYQVNKSMLIENIANLVRSKKIDGITDLRDESDRDGIRIVIEVGRNDNSQIVLNNLFKYTSLRTSFGVNTVALVNRRPQHLNLKEILEHFIEHRKEVIFRRTRFELDKAERRAHILEGLKIALKFLDKVIKIIRASATVPIAKEALIHNFKLSDVQAQAILDMRLHQLTSLESKKIEDEYLELLKTIERLRSILASIKRVLGIVVEELAEIKKKYGDDRRTEIIGALQDFSVEDLIEEEDMVITISHKGYIKRLPVSTYRAQRRGGRGVMGMGSKDGDFVEHLFVASTHHYILFFTNQGRVYWLKVYEIPEAARASRGKAIINLVRLQQGESVEAMIPVKEFSEDRFLVMATEKGLIKKTRLTAYANPRAGGIIALTLTEGDNLIQVLETSDENDVVLATRLGKAIRFNVSKIREIGRTGKGVRGISLKPKDILVGMQIVTEKQSLLTVTTKGFGKRTKQNAYRAQSRGGQGMINIKTTERNGQVVTIMSVSDQDELMMIASNGTLIRTPLKHINMVGRNAQGVRVIKMSQNDYVSAVARIAIKEEA, from the coding sequence ATGGAGAACGAAGGTCAAAAGCAGTATCCAATATTGATCGAAGAAGAAATGAAAAATTCTTATCTCGATTATTCCATGAGCGTTATTGTCGGTCGTGCGCTCCCGGATGTCCGTGATGGGCTTAAACCTGTTCATCGCCGTATTTTGTACGGGATGTATGACATGGGACTGCATCACAGCAAGCCCTATCGTAAATCCGCCAAGATCGTTGGTGAAGTGATGGGTAATTACCATCCGCATGGCGATTCTGCAATTTATGAATCTTTGGTACGCATGGCACAGAATTTTAATATGCGTTATATGCTGGTGGATGGGCAGGGTAATTTTGGATCGGTTGATGGAGATCCGGCAGCTGCCATGCGGTATACGGAAGCCCGCTTGGCATCAATTGCCGGGGAAATGTTGGCGGATATTGATAAAGATACGGTTCCTTTTGTACCCAACTATGATGACTCGTTGACCGAACCCGGTTTGCTGCCGGTAAAAATCCCCGCATTGCTCGTCAATGGCACCACCGGCATCGCTGTTGGCATGGCCACAAATATTCCGCCGCACAATTTGAGAGAAGTGATTGATGCGATTATTGCCGTCATTGAAGATCCGGAAATAAAAATTGAGCAGTTGGTTAAAAAACATATTTTTGGTCCGGATTTTCCGACCGGTGCCTATATCCTGGGACGTGACGGAATTATAAGTGCTTTTAAAACCGGCCGGGGATCAATCAAAATGCAAGCCAAGGTCAAGGTTGAACAGTTGAAAAACGGCAAGGAGCGTTTAATTGTCACCGAACTGCCTTACCAGGTAAATAAATCCATGTTAATTGAAAATATTGCTAACCTGGTGCGAAGTAAGAAAATAGATGGTATTACAGATCTGCGTGATGAGTCTGACCGCGACGGCATTCGGATTGTTATTGAAGTCGGGCGAAATGATAATTCCCAGATCGTATTGAACAATCTTTTTAAATATACTTCATTACGTACAAGTTTTGGCGTCAATACCGTTGCGCTGGTGAATCGTCGTCCGCAGCATTTAAATTTAAAAGAAATATTAGAGCATTTTATTGAGCACCGCAAAGAAGTTATTTTTCGGCGTACCCGGTTTGAACTTGATAAAGCAGAGCGCCGCGCTCATATTTTGGAAGGTCTGAAAATTGCGCTTAAATTTTTGGATAAGGTAATTAAAATTATCCGCGCTTCCGCGACGGTTCCGATTGCCAAAGAAGCGTTGATTCATAATTTTAAATTGTCGGATGTTCAGGCACAGGCGATTTTAGATATGCGGCTTCATCAGCTGACCAGTCTGGAAAGCAAAAAAATAGAGGATGAATATCTCGAGCTCCTCAAAACCATCGAACGGTTGCGCTCGATTCTTGCCAGTATTAAAAGGGTTCTCGGGATTGTCGTAGAAGAGCTTGCAGAAATTAAGAAAAAATATGGTGATGATCGGCGCACAGAAATAATTGGCGCACTCCAGGATTTCTCGGTGGAGGACCTGATTGAAGAAGAGGATATGGTTATCACCATATCCCACAAGGGCTATATTAAACGACTGCCGGTATCAACCTACCGCGCCCAACGGCGGGGTGGACGCGGTGTCATGGGCATGGGTTCTAAAGACGGCGATTTTGTGGAGCACCTTTTTGTGGCATCCACACACCATTACATTTTATTTTTCACGAACCAAGGCAGGGTCTATTGGCTTAAGGTTTATGAAATTCCCGAAGCAGCGCGTGCTTCGCGGGGCAAAGCGATTATTAATTTGGTCCGCCTTCAACAGGGAGAATCCGTGGAGGCCATGATCCCGGTAAAAGAGTTCAGCGAAGATCGCTTTTTGGTTATGGCGACGGAAAAAGGCTTGATTAAAAAAACCCGGCTTACGGCGTACGCCAATCCACGCGCCGGCGGAATCATTGCACTAACCCTCACGGAAGGCGATAATCTTATTCAGGTTTTAGAAACATCAGATGAAAATGATGTGGTGCTGGCAACCCGTCTGGGTAAAGCCATCCGGTTTAATGTTTCGAAGATTCGTGAAATCGGACGAACGGGTAAAGGTGTCCGCGGCATCTCGCTTAAACCCAAGGACATTTTGGTGGGAATGCAGATCGTAACAGAAAAACAAAGTTTGTTGACGGTGACCACCAAGGGTTTTGGAAAAAGAACAAAACAAAATGCTTATCGCGCGCAGAGTCGCGGCGGGCAGGGTATGATCAACATCAAGACCACAGAACGAAATGGACAGGTGGTGACCATCATGTCGGTTTCCGATCAGGATGAATTGATGATGATTGCCTCCAACGGAACATTGATTCGCACCCCGTTAAAGCATATTAACATGGTGGGGCGCAATGCCCAGGGTGTGCGTGTCATCAAAATGTCTCAAAATGATTACGTCAGTGCTGTGGCGAGAATTGCGATTAAAGAAGAAGCATAG
- the dnaA gene encoding chromosomal replication initiator protein DnaA: protein MSFSADELWSSVLSELENNLNKQSFETWFTPTRAILFSENKLVIEVPSRFFCDWLNEHYLSLLKEITSKIAQQDVSVLFNISTELQAQQQSTAISSEATSSQMNPSAYFHAHETQNIANLGTPLNTKYTFDSFVVGNSNRFAQAASMAVAESPAKSYNPLFIYGGVGLGKTHLLQAIGNYIKQSNSEKRVLYVSSETFMNEMISSIGSGKMRDFRDKFRTVDVLLIDDIQFLVGKESTQEEFFHTFNDLYNVHKQIVATSDSHPKEIKLEERLRSRFEWGLVSDIQLPDFETRVAILSKKAASEKVFIPNDVLAYIANQVKSNIRELEGSLIRVMAYSSLTKSDISLDLTKEVLRDLFSDDYRPITIERITENVAKEFNLKVSDLKAKKRTATIVYPRQIAMYLAREMTDFSLPEIGRFFGGKDHTTVIYGFDKIKDKLVSDEKLRNLVNRLMTQLKDNSS, encoded by the coding sequence ATGTCATTTTCGGCAGATGAATTGTGGTCAAGCGTTTTATCCGAGCTTGAAAATAATTTAAATAAACAAAGTTTTGAAACATGGTTCACACCAACACGAGCCATTCTTTTTTCTGAAAACAAACTCGTGATTGAAGTTCCTTCCCGTTTTTTTTGTGATTGGCTCAATGAACATTATCTTTCATTACTCAAAGAAATTACTTCCAAGATAGCGCAACAGGATGTTTCTGTCTTATTCAATATTTCTACTGAATTACAAGCGCAACAACAATCCACTGCCATCTCTTCCGAGGCAACTTCCTCGCAAATGAATCCTTCTGCTTATTTCCATGCTCATGAAACACAAAATATTGCAAATTTGGGTACACCGCTTAATACAAAATATACCTTTGACAGTTTTGTTGTTGGAAACAGCAACCGTTTTGCCCAGGCCGCTTCCATGGCCGTTGCCGAATCTCCCGCAAAATCTTATAATCCTCTTTTTATTTATGGCGGCGTGGGTCTGGGAAAAACCCACCTCCTGCAGGCTATTGGCAATTATATAAAACAGTCCAATTCCGAAAAACGCGTCCTCTATGTTTCTTCTGAAACCTTTATGAATGAAATGATTTCTTCAATCGGATCCGGAAAAATGCGGGATTTTCGTGACAAATTCAGAACGGTGGATGTTTTGTTGATTGATGATATTCAATTTTTGGTTGGCAAAGAAAGTACGCAGGAAGAATTTTTTCATACGTTTAATGATCTTTATAATGTTCATAAACAGATTGTCGCCACCTCTGATTCTCATCCCAAGGAAATAAAACTGGAAGAAAGGCTCCGTTCACGTTTTGAGTGGGGGTTGGTTTCCGATATCCAATTACCCGATTTTGAAACCCGGGTCGCTATTTTAAGCAAAAAAGCTGCATCTGAAAAAGTATTTATTCCCAACGATGTGTTGGCGTATATTGCCAATCAGGTTAAATCCAATATCCGGGAATTAGAAGGATCGCTCATTCGGGTTATGGCTTATTCTTCTTTAACCAAAAGTGACATCTCCCTTGATTTAACCAAAGAGGTTTTACGCGATCTTTTTTCAGATGATTATCGTCCAATAACAATTGAACGCATTACCGAAAACGTTGCCAAGGAATTTAATTTAAAAGTTTCCGATCTTAAAGCTAAAAAAAGGACCGCAACCATTGTTTATCCACGACAGATTGCGATGTATCTTGCCAGAGAAATGACTGATTTTTCTTTACCTGAAATAGGCCGCTTTTTCGGTGGCAAAGACCATACCACTGTTATTTATGGTTTTGATAAAATTAAGGATAAACTTGTCAGTGATGAGAAACTTCGCAATTTAGTTAACCGGTTAATGACACAATTAAAAGACAATAGCAGTTAA
- the dnaN gene encoding DNA polymerase III subunit beta codes for MKFICKRTDLSHGVQTVLNAVSSRNTLPILSNILFEADENTLLLTTTDLEVSIKCQISAQITSPGSITIPAKRLSEIVRELPDSDVTLSVSDNSMITLSCDKSLFKLNGLPKDDYPVLPKVKTEKGFNLSKKELHAKIRKTIFSVSTDETRYVLNGVLFMVDKDKMLMVSTDGHRLAIIEEKLEKPPTQKFNYIVPAKALQELSKIMDDEGEINIQLNDNQIIFSDKEVVLMSRLIDGQFPNYNQVIPKESDKNIISQTAELLAATRRVSLMASDKSSSVKYTISNNKLLITANTPEVGEAQEEMDIDYQGENLSVAFNAKYVLDVLKNLDDGKCCMELSTSLNPGIFKPEKSDAGYLCVVMPMRI; via the coding sequence ATGAAATTCATATGTAAACGCACAGATCTTTCTCACGGTGTTCAAACCGTCCTCAACGCCGTTTCAAGTCGGAACACCCTACCCATCCTTTCCAATATTCTTTTTGAAGCAGATGAAAACACACTACTACTTACAACAACAGACCTTGAAGTTTCCATTAAATGTCAAATAAGTGCTCAAATAACATCACCCGGAAGTATTACCATACCTGCCAAACGGTTATCGGAAATTGTAAGAGAATTACCTGATAGTGATGTGACTTTGTCAGTCAGTGATAATTCCATGATAACTCTTTCATGTGATAAATCACTTTTTAAATTAAATGGTCTGCCCAAAGATGATTACCCTGTATTGCCAAAAGTTAAAACTGAAAAAGGATTTAATCTTTCAAAAAAAGAGTTACATGCCAAAATAAGAAAAACCATTTTTTCAGTTTCCACAGATGAAACCCGTTATGTTTTAAATGGTGTTTTATTTATGGTGGATAAGGATAAAATGCTCATGGTATCCACAGACGGCCACCGTCTTGCCATTATAGAAGAAAAACTGGAAAAACCACCGACACAAAAATTTAATTATATTGTTCCAGCCAAAGCACTGCAGGAATTAAGTAAAATTATGGATGATGAAGGTGAAATTAATATTCAATTAAATGATAATCAAATTATTTTTTCTGATAAAGAAGTTGTTTTGATGTCGCGTTTAATTGATGGACAATTTCCAAATTACAATCAAGTTATTCCAAAAGAGTCCGATAAAAATATTATAAGTCAAACAGCTGAATTGCTTGCAGCAACCAGGCGTGTATCCTTGATGGCATCTGATAAATCCAGTTCGGTTAAATATACAATTAGTAATAATAAACTATTGATTACCGCCAATACACCTGAGGTGGGGGAAGCTCAGGAAGAAATGGATATTGATTATCAGGGTGAAAATCTTTCGGTTGCATTTAATGCAAAATATGTTTTAGATGTTTTAAAAAATTTGGATGATGGAAAATGTTGTATGGAGCTTTCCACCAGTTTAAATCCGGGAATATTTAAACCGGAAAAAAGTGATGCGGGTTATCTTTGTGTTGTGATGCCCATGCGTATTTAA
- the rnpA gene encoding ribonuclease P protein component, whose amino-acid sequence MPKEASFSKVERITTKKEYQAVFEKGRRINGPFMKILCSSGEKDRKIGIIISRRIKGSVKRARYKRLLREAYRRNKNMIPFDMKIVVVVFKDIRDDNYACVTQALLAMIKRAGVE is encoded by the coding sequence ATGCCTAAAGAAGCTTCTTTTTCAAAAGTCGAACGTATAACAACCAAGAAAGAATATCAGGCTGTTTTTGAGAAGGGACGAAGAATTAACGGACCCTTTATGAAAATCCTTTGTTCTTCGGGAGAAAAAGATAGAAAAATAGGCATTATTATCAGCCGGCGCATTAAGGGTTCGGTAAAGAGAGCTCGCTACAAACGGCTTTTACGCGAGGCCTATCGCAGAAATAAAAATATGATTCCATTTGATATGAAAATTGTTGTCGTGGTTTTTAAAGATATCCGGGATGATAATTATGCGTGTGTGACGCAAGCGTTGTTGGCGATGATTAAAAGAGCAGGCGTAGAATGA
- the rpmH gene encoding 50S ribosomal protein L34, with amino-acid sequence MSKRTFQPNNDKKKKDSGFRGRMKTKPGQKTINARRKKGRKRVSA; translated from the coding sequence ATGTCGAAAAGAACGTTTCAGCCGAACAATGATAAAAAGAAAAAGGATTCCGGGTTCCGGGGAAGAATGAAGACCAAACCCGGCCAAAAGACGATCAACGCAAGAAGAAAAAAGGGAAGAAAGCGAGTGAGTGCATAA